In one window of Prevotella sp. E13-17 DNA:
- a CDS encoding superoxide dismutase, whose product MGKFQLMALPYAMDALGTVISKQTLEFHHGKHLAAYVNNLNGLLDGSGFEEASLEDIVCKSSGGMQNNAGQIMNHEMYFAQFTGNQSKPAPAGALAEAIKRDFGSFESFKDEFQKKGATLFGSGWVWLSADKDGKLIITQETNAGNPIQKGLKPLLTFDVWEHAYYLDYQNRRPDHLSALWQIIDWKVIESRYNL is encoded by the coding sequence ATGGGCAAATTTCAATTAATGGCATTGCCTTATGCAATGGATGCACTGGGAACAGTGATTAGTAAGCAGACTTTGGAATTTCATCATGGCAAACACCTGGCTGCTTATGTGAATAATCTGAATGGTCTGTTAGATGGCAGCGGATTTGAAGAGGCATCCTTAGAGGATATTGTATGCAAGTCAAGTGGTGGTATGCAGAATAATGCCGGACAGATTATGAATCACGAAATGTATTTCGCTCAGTTTACTGGTAACCAGTCAAAGCCTGCACCTGCTGGTGCCTTAGCAGAGGCGATTAAGCGTGACTTTGGTTCGTTTGAGTCATTTAAGGACGAATTTCAGAAAAAAGGTGCTACCCTTTTTGGCAGTGGATGGGTATGGCTATCTGCCGATAAGGATGGCAAACTCATTATCACACAGGAGACGAATGCAGGCAACCCCATTCAGAAAGGACTAAAACCACTGTTGACTTTCGATGTATGGGAACATGCTTATTATCTTGATTATCAGAATCGTCGTCCCGATCATTTGTCTGC